The following DNA comes from Epinephelus lanceolatus isolate andai-2023 chromosome 1, ASM4190304v1, whole genome shotgun sequence.
GAAAGCACAGATTTAACGCTTTGTCGCTTCAGATTATGATATTAACATGtgaaaaagcttttaaaaagttttaCCTTTAACTTGAGTTTCATATTCGGCCACTATCTCCTTGTCCTTTCGGAATTTCGCCGGAGACGTCATGGCTGAGTTTGGGAGATCAGACCACTTGCCCTCGTTGCGAAGTCAATTTTGCCTCAATCAATCACAAAGATCAGCCGCAGACGGAGGGGAAAAGCCACTCTGGATCGGGTtgtggaaagaaaaagagagccCAGATGAGATTGCAGCTCCTCAGTGTGCCCGCGGACCTGTATTGTCTCCCTGCCTGTGTTCACTCCGGGCGCATTGTGAGTTtggcgctgctgctgctgctgctgtagctgtaTGATCCCATCCGCCGCCGCGCCTCACCGCCTCCTCAAAACCGGTTATGGTGCAAACAACTTCAAGTGAAAGGAGATTCATTCCCTTCTTAGAAAACAAACAGCGATAGCCTGTCACTCAGCACTTCCAAAAGTTTTTCATGTATTTGCCCTAAGCGCGTATCGGTCTAGCAGCTGCCAGTCCGCCTGTCTGAACTCAactgctctcctcctcttccccctcctgaagtgagacagaggaggaacCTAGTGGAGATGGAGGGGCAGCCCCAGTGCGCAGGACAGGCATGGATGCACATGGACACTAGTCTTTTTGGTTCATAAACCAAATTACTTGCAAACAACCCCTTCCCTGCACGTCTCATTGGTGTGTGTCTCGTTTGACCAGGTAATTATATAACCTACACTGTCATGAAAATGTGTTGCTGCCGCTGTTTGTTATGGCCAAGGGGTAAACTTGAAAACTAAGATTCTCAAAAAAAATAGGAGCATGATAGGCCAGTAACAATGCGAGGATAATGTAGCCCTGTTTCAGAGAGGGAAAGGTGGGTTTAACTGCCATTTTTACATATCATTTGAGTAACGTTACGACTGCTGAGAGGAATATATACTGTACAACTGAGTGTCTACTAGTAAATTTACTAGTACTATTACTTGTAATActtatattttgctttttttaatgtatactTATGTCTTgctttttgtttatatttcttgtttttgctgctctTACACTGCACCGTGGAGCCAGTAAAGGTTAGCTTAACAATAtcttattaaaacaaaacaggattTTGTCTGTAGCTAGGAgtgaagctaacattagccccaAATTAGCCAAAAGTCTAACGTTAGCTTTAGCTGGTTAGCAAGCATAGCCGTAACTCTGCATATCTATACCCACTTATCACATTGTTGGACGTAATGTAAATGCGTTAACCTTGCCTTGTATTACGACATCGaccattttttaacataaaatagTGTAATAATTAAGCCGTCTTATTAAAAGGGGACCCTCACTCTGACTGTAAATGCATTAACTTTTTCACAACGTCTAAACCACAGCCCCGCCTAATTTTATAGGACAAGAGCTATACTTCCCACAACACGCTTGGTGGATCGAAATTTGAGTGACATGTATGCACACCAATCGCCTTTCAGGATTTTTGAACGTGGGCTTTTCAACTCTGATTTTCAACCAATCACGTCCAGACATTGTCATGAAGGTGGCCAATAGCGTCGGTTACTATGGCGTGTATCCAATCAGAGTCAGATGTGGGGTCTTTTAAAGATAGTTTCAGGAAGTGCCGTTAAATACCAGGAAGTTGTAAACAAAGCTGACAGCTATTCAGTTAGCTGTTAACTAGATCCGAATGGATGCTGAGCCAGTCGTGTAAAATAGGCTAGTTATTCGCCGGTGTCGTGTATCTATCGGTGATACAGcaaattgttttcttttatgtaGAGAGCGTTCGTGGAAATAGCTTTTTTTCCGAGCGTTTATTCAACAAGCTGACGTTAGCTGCCTTCCGTTTTGTCGTTAGGAAAAGGCTAACGTTTGCACAAGGACGTTAGTGCTAGCGTTAACGCTTGCGAAGTTAACGTCAAATCGAGCATTATTATCCCGAATTGAACGGGTAGTGAGCAACAACAGGGCCCGAttcttgtttttctgctgtATTTGCTGTCTGGGCGCAGAAAGAGCGAGAGAGTTCGTCCATTTTAGCAGGACAACAATGTCTACATCCAACGCTAATTTCAAAAACAAGTGTGTGACCCAGGTTAACTGCATATTCTGTGACAGTCTGCTCTGCACGAGAGGCATGAAAGCAGTGCTTCTTGCAGACACTGAGGTTGAGCTGTTTTCGACTGATATACCTCCCAATAGGTAAGTGCTAATCTAGCTAGCAGTGCTGCTAGCCTTTGTTTATGTCTGCTGTTGTTGCCAGGGCAAGGTGTAATTGAGACAAACTGATACCTAACTGATCATTTAGTAGAAACAGGGACATAATACAGGCACCCAAACTACGATTGACAGCGTTTGTTGCATGGAAATGTGAAATGAGTGTGGGTTTTAACCTTTCATGGCTGTGTTTGTTTCTCATTACACGCACCCTCCCCCAAGAACTGTTGACTTTGTGGCCAGCTGCTACTCTACTGAAAGCTGCAAATGCAAACTGAGAGACATCGCATGTCTCAAGTGGTATGTAAAGCTCATCTGTACCCTGCAGGGTTTGCTTTAGGAAGACCATCTGTTAATGTGATATGTTGATTAAAAGCACAGCCACCACTGTTACCACAGCAAACAAGTAGGTCCTACCCATGTAGCTGTTTTTCACAGTATACACCTGTAGTGCTGCAATTATCAGTCATGTTCATCATCTGTTTATACAgtgattattgttattgttttatctGGCCAACAGTCCAAAAAGATATACACTTAGAAACGCAGCAAATCTGGTGTTTCTGTTTGAGTGGTGTCTCATacaattaatcgattatcaaCATAGTCAGTCATCAAATAATTTCCTGTGGATGATGCTAAAATTGTCAAATCGTTTCAGCTCTATGCAACCGTCATTAATATGAAATTGCCATTTGGCATTTATGTCTGATATTGACCCTAAAGGAGAGAGCTTGGTGCTACAGTGAGGCTTTATGGAGCCTCTTTTGTATTCCCAggcctttgttgttgttgtacacagggtaaaaacaaacatcagttaGATAATAGACACCCGCTAGTGGAGTTAGCACTTTTCAGGAGTGCCCCCAGTAAAGTGCTGACACGCACTTTCTTCTTtattctccctccctccctctcccagtGGAAATGTTGTGGGCTATCATGTTGTCGCCCCCTGTAAACCCTGCCTGCTCTCCTGTAACAACGGCCATTTCTGGATGTTCAACAGCGATGCTGTATCTACTCTCAACAGACTGGATGCGACAGGTCAGTACAGGCTccccttaaaaagaaaaaaaaatggaattcTTTGCAGTTTCGCTCCATTGAATGTGTTTCATAAGTCTCTGTCACCCTCCAATGTGTCTGCAGGTCTGAATCTGCTCCTGTGGGGAGATCTTCCCGAGCTTGATGACAGCGAGAACGAAGAATCGGAAAGCCCATCAGAAGAGGAGTGTATTAGGTAGACAGGGAAATGGACAATGCGAAGAGAAGTGGAACGCCAACATTTGAGGTGGAGCTAGAAGAGTGTACAAACCATGCTTGAGAtaagagagaaaagagacattttaaagagtAATTTAATACTGAATCAAGTAGGGCAAAAAAATAAGTGCTGCTGTACTGCTCTGCATGGATTGATAACTGAAACCATGGTGCACATCTAGCCACACCCCCATCACTGATGTCACAGCAGGTGCTCACCATCACCTGTCAAAGGCAAAACACCTGTTGTGACATCACTGCTTGGCTAGAAACACAACATGCACCACAGTTTGAACCCACAGAGAACAGTGCAGCAAAAGATTTTTGCCCCTGCATCATTTAGTGTTGAATCACTTAAACCTGTGACCATGCCTTCCCCCATCACTCTCACTGTTAAAAGCACAGACGCACACAATGTGACACATATTCTTTACTCTCTTTTTTCGTATACTTGCATGGGCTATTATAAAAACACGTGGCTGAAGTAGACTGAAAATAACAGACAACTAGACTCCTTAATCTAGTGCATTCTACTCTTCATCACAGAGTCTCCACTGAGCTCGTGGTTGTGGATCGGTCCCATGAGAAGTTGGGGGTGTGGTATGATAAGTCAGTGGGACTTATCAGCGAATGCTGTGCTTTTTCACGCTCTTTACGTTCAGTCCAGTTTTCTGAAAAGGTGACCACGATTCGCCTATCTTCATTTTAATGGCAGTTATAATCTGTACATTGAATATGCTGTAATAAGCAAAAACTCCAATAAGAGTTGTGTCTTAAAGGCTTATATTCTCTCTGTGTGGCTGGGTGCTGACTGAAAGAGAGTGCTTTTTGAATCTCGTATATTGGAGAAATAGCACAATGTTtgaatgatatatatatatatatgagttCCTTGCTTTTTAAGGGCATATTTGATTTAGGTTACCTTACGATCTGACGTTCTATCAGTGATACATTTTGATATGCTTACACAGTGTTGTTACATACTTGACAGCAGCAGTATGTGCTTAACACCCAGATGAATCTGACTGTAGCAGTATCTGATACTAACCTACTAACTTATGCATAGGGTGTGCTTCCACAAAGGCCTGGAGCAGCTGAGTTTTGAAGTTAAGTTCTCGGTAAGAGCTCAAATCAAGTAATGTGTTCTCAGATTGATGATGTAGAAAAGCTAGAACTGAAGCTGACAAAGGTGCACTTTTGCAACACTCCAAAAATCTTTAATGTGGATCATTAAGATAGATTATGAAACCGTGACTTCTAAATGGATTTTCATGCTCTGTTTTTGTTCCATTACTGTTCAGTTTTATGTAGCAGCATAGTTGTAGCACCTGAAGAGAAGATGACTCCAAAGAATCATGGAACATATCAATATGGAATTTATGGAGTGGCCGCCCCTCTAAAAAGGATAATTATGTCATTTTGGGCCCGCTTATTGGATAACTTTAGTTTTTAATTATTCTGTTGTGAAGTtaagcttaaagggacagttcgccccaaaataaaaaaacacatattttaccTCTTACTTTTAGTCCTACTTacatctagattgttttggtgtgagctgcaaagtgttggagatattggctgtggagatgtctgccttctctctagtATAATGTAAGTAGATGGTGCTCtgcttgtgatgctcaaagccCCAAAAAAATTCACATTCGtaaactcaacaacaatgtccgattccagttactcaagataatacaCAGACCTTGCTATAAacagtttaatgtaggaactattttttgtctactgaactacaccagCATCACTGCATAAAAGGAAGCTGCTgctactgagctagctaatgttacagctcagctgaggagaacGCCATAATTGTTTACATCTTGCATTATCCTTAGCAGGAGTCTcgcccatgagtagatgcactcctcctgcacagtgatacagttggcaggtgcagttcggtagaaagaaaatagttcctgcatgaaactgctcacaacaaggtctgtggattatcttgagtaactgggtcatgatttcggaaagagacattgctgttgagtttttcaaatgtatggtTTTGGTGCTTTGAGTGTCACaaaccgagtgccatctagttccattatattgtagagaaggcagacatctctacggccgatatttCCAACAGTCAGCAACTCgtaccaaaacaatctagactgataaacagcactacaggtgagaggaaaaatgtgtatttctgatgttggagtgaactgtccctttaagtcagTGGAGCTGACCATGAAACTTTTAACCCTCAATATTCTTTTGGCCTTACTGATGCTGTGATTGCTGACAATGAACCTTTTGTTAAGCTGTGGACTCGAGGATGATGCTGTATGTTAGTTGGTCATCACCAACTGACCAGGCCTTCTCCTCAACCCTGTTGTGCGAGACACAGCCTTGGACATCCTCCAGTCACAAGGGACTTAACTCAAGTCAGTCCTTTTTTGGCAGTGCCATCCTTCTGCTCTTGTTATTGTTTCACTGCTGTGCACTGCTGATACTATGATCGTGTCTTAAAGTAACCGTCGTTAATGTGAGTGAATGAGGTTTGCCCGCGTTGACGGCAAACGTAGAATGTCACTTCTTACCTGAAGGAAAATGATAAAAAGAAGAAGGTATTTTTTAACGTTAATTGGCCTCTGTATTTATGCTATAGCCTTTAGTTGTGGAAAAACATACATAGAGGAGGAAAACCGTGTCCAGATTTTCACGTCTTTCACCTTTAAATTATAACTGACAGTCTGCTACACTTGCACACCAAATACTGTCTATGTGGTTAAACTGCTAGGATACAGTTCATCAGCTAGGTATTTATTAAACCCACATACCAAATATCTATAACCACATACTTCCTTTTTGTTTACAAGCTTTGTTTACAAATGCAATCGGTTTGTTTTGTGCTACAGTTCTTACGTTTTTATGTTCACgtatttaatatttcatttgtgATGTAGTGCTTTGTTTTGTACGTTAAAGATCTGATGTGTACAGTTTTACCTCAAGAAGGTATCACTCGCGAGCTTCCTCTGGCTAGGACAATTGTCATgataatcaaaaaaaaaaaaaaaaaaagaaatatttaaatggctgtttctgacgtgaataactttgattaacATGCCCTGctgaaaaaatgtatattttggaATTGCACTGAAACTGCATTGGTAGTTTGAAAAAAaggatttgttgttttgtatgcttgttaaattaataaacttttttttttttttccaaaatatcTTAAATGCCCTGTCGTTctgttttacctttttttctctAATTTAGATCCACAGTAGCTTCATCCAacaccatcaacatgtttctgtaTCTGATGTTCTCTCTAATTTGCAGTGCTCAGACTGCCAAGTCTGATAATGCATGTATCAGatagtcaagtcagttttactTACAGCCACAAATCTCAAATTAGTCTCAGAGGGCTTCACAACTTGCACAACATACGTCATCCAATATCTTTAGGCCGTTGAGCCGGATAAGAAAGAACAGAATCTtgtgatggaaaaaaagtaGAGGAACTTTTAAGTACAGGCAACAGAAACTGGGGCCCCTGTTTGTTAAAAAAGCTCTGCCTCAGCTCTGTGTATGCTCAGTCTGTGTGCCTATGCCcccaaacacagcagcaggtgaGACGGCAGAAGAGCAGATCATGGCTGAATTTCACCTGTACAGACCACAGTGATATCTGAATGGTATCAGTTTTCtttgcaagtgtgtgtgcatccatGAGAATAACCACCCACACAAATTGAGATGGACTCTTGCACGTGATGCTTTAATTTGACATTGGgctcatttcacacacacatttcttgtACCTACTTTGAACTACACATATAAACAATAGATAGTTTAAACTCTAGATCTGAATTCTGCATCTTTTTTCTACAGTCTCATCCATCCTGATCTGACACACTGAACAGTCGCTGCCACAGCTAGATGTACTCTCACACACTCTTCTCAtgcagagagacataaaataagtGCTATGTATCAATTATTGTATAAATAA
Coding sequences within:
- the LOC117257553 gene encoding protein FAM72A yields the protein MSTSNANFKNKCVTQVNCIFCDSLLCTRGMKAVLLADTEVELFSTDIPPNRTVDFVASCYSTESCKCKLRDIACLKCGNVVGYHVVAPCKPCLLSCNNGHFWMFNSDAVSTLNRLDATGLNLLLWGDLPELDDSENEESESPSEEECIR